The segment GCCATCATGATTGTTGAATGTGAAGCAATCGGCTAGTTGAATAGATATAGTCAAATCATAACAAATAGGATTAGCCTTCTACATGTCCCTCTTTCAGCATATACATTAGCTTGGAAGGAGGGATATTTTTTTGCGGAAATTTTATTTTCGGCAAAGGATGCCAAAGAAAAAACCGTTGACTTTTCAGCAGGTTCTTTTGATTACAGCTGTGTTTTTTATCTTATCCACCATATTGAGTTTTTGGATCATCAATAATGGCTTAAAGCCAACACTTTCCTATTACGCACAATCACAAACAAAAAAACTGGCAACATTAGTTATTAATGATGCACTTAAGGATGAGAAGGAAGAGGAAGATAATAATCTAATGATAGATGGCAATAATTTTGTATTTAATACGGCACAGGTTGTAAAAAAACAGCAGGAAATTACCAGCTTAGTACAAGAAAACATCACTAGAATGGAAAAGGGAGAAATACCTGCTGGAGCCGAGTTGTCAGATATTGAATTAGATAAGAACTTGACGGCACAGGGGAAGGGTATTGTGTATAATGTTCCAATTGGCCAAGCAACAAATAATGCTTTGCTTGGAAATCTCGGTCCAGATGTTCCTATAAAATTTAATGTTGTAGGCAGTGTTAAATCAGATTTAAAGACAGAGATGGAAAATGTGGGCATCAATTATGTCGTGGTAAAAGCATTTGTGGAAATAAAAGTGGACATACAAATTATTATTCCCTTTGCTACAAAGCTTACGACTGTCAAACAGGATATACTTATAGCAATGGCAGGGTTTGAGGGAGATGTACCTGAGTTTTATAATGGGAGCGGCAGCAGCAGTGTTCCTGCGCTGCAATTACCGACAGACAATAAATAATGATATTGCTCACCCCAAAGCTGGGATGAGCAATATCATTATTTTTTTGATTTCAACCTAATTCTTTCCTGTCTTTCCCACAGCTTCAAATGAGAGTATGGATCATATGACCATTCTGTAAAGCCATTATCTTTATACATTCCATAATGTAAATGCGGCGGGAATTTACCGGAAGTTCCTGGAGGACCATAGCCTGAGGAGCCAACTCCACCAATTAGCATTCCGGGTTCAACAATCATCCCATTATGCACATCCTTTGCAAAACCGTTTAAATGAGCAAAATAATGATAGTTATTATTTATGTCCCGAATGCCAATTCTCCATCCGCCATATCTATTCCAGCCCTTCATTTCGATAATTCCATAGGAGGTGGCTCTTACTGGAACACTGTAATCGGCAAAGATATCAGTTCCTTCATGAATTCGTTTGCCTCCCCAGCCTCTGGCATCTCCCCATGTGCTTCGATAGCTGTGATTGCTCCGCAGAGGAACAGGAAATGCATGCTCATCAAGATTAAGACGGCCGAAATGCCTGTATATGGCAGCTTTACCCATAATGATACTTACTGTCTTATCTCGCTTATAGTAATCCCAAAGCCCAATCCGGAAATTATCTTCATCCACACCATACCGCAAGATATAGTTGGCAAAGGTAAAAAGCACATCCTCATCACTTAAAGAGTCGGCTTTTCCATCACCATTTCCATCGACCCCGAATCCTCCAAAAAAAGCGATGCTTTTTGGATCTGTATCATCTTTGTCTGGATTTATGATGCCAGCCCATTTTTCTTTAGGGAAGTAAATTCCTGTTAAGCCAGCCGCTTTAGGAAGGTCCTTTCGTGAAGATCGTATATTCCGTTCATATTGGTCAACTGCAGCAATATAGTACCATGGAAGTTGTGTTACTGCCTCGATCTTTTCATATAATTCCATCCTTTTGTAATATGTATCATCTGCAGAGGATTTACCTTCCGCAGCATGAGATACAATATTAGGTGCTAAGAATGCAAACAGGACGGCTAATAATATTTTTCGCATCAATATCCCTCCTTCCTAAAAGCTAGTCGTTATATTTTGTGTGAATTAACAAAATAAATGAATATCAATAAATGGTAATAACAAAACTACAGCTTGTAGCAGTGTTTTGGTTATGTTAAAGTGACATTGGAACAAATACTAGGCTATATTTTGTGTTATAAGATACATCTAAACCATTGAGGCAGGTGTTGTAGTATAGCCCTTTTTAAGTTCTAAGCGGTGTTATAAATTTCAAATATGAAAAGCATCCTGCCCTACATACAGTTTCTTTTTTTCAAGGCAATAAGCAATTGGAAAATGGCAAAAGAAGATTTGAGGAAATGAGTTTCATTATGAATCCAGGAGATGAATTGTAAATGGCAGAAAGAAAAGATGAATACCAACGCAAACCTGAATGGCTGAAAATTAAACTTAACACGAACGAAAACTACACTGGCCTAAAAAAAATGATGAGAGAAAAAAAGCTGCATACAGTGTGTGAGGAAGCAAGATGTCCAAATATTCACGAATGCTGGGCTGTCAGAAGAACAGCTACTTTCATGATATTAGGTGATACTTGTACAAGAGCTTGCCGCTTCTGTGCAGTTAAGACTGGCTTGCC is part of the Niallia taxi genome and harbors:
- the yunB gene encoding sporulation protein YunB, with translation MRKFYFRQRMPKKKPLTFQQVLLITAVFFILSTILSFWIINNGLKPTLSYYAQSQTKKLATLVINDALKDEKEEEDNNLMIDGNNFVFNTAQVVKKQQEITSLVQENITRMEKGEIPAGAELSDIELDKNLTAQGKGIVYNVPIGQATNNALLGNLGPDVPIKFNVVGSVKSDLKTEMENVGINYVVVKAFVEIKVDIQIIIPFATKLTTVKQDILIAMAGFEGDVPEFYNGSGSSSVPALQLPTDNK
- a CDS encoding M23 family metallopeptidase, which translates into the protein MRKILLAVLFAFLAPNIVSHAAEGKSSADDTYYKRMELYEKIEAVTQLPWYYIAAVDQYERNIRSSRKDLPKAAGLTGIYFPKEKWAGIINPDKDDTDPKSIAFFGGFGVDGNGDGKADSLSDEDVLFTFANYILRYGVDEDNFRIGLWDYYKRDKTVSIIMGKAAIYRHFGRLNLDEHAFPVPLRSNHSYRSTWGDARGWGGKRIHEGTDIFADYSVPVRATSYGIIEMKGWNRYGGWRIGIRDINNNYHYFAHLNGFAKDVHNGMIVEPGMLIGGVGSSGYGPPGTSGKFPPHLHYGMYKDNGFTEWSYDPYSHLKLWERQERIRLKSKK